A window of the Carassius auratus strain Wakin unplaced genomic scaffold, ASM336829v1 scaf_tig00016457, whole genome shotgun sequence genome harbors these coding sequences:
- the LOC113075217 gene encoding long-chain fatty acid transport protein 1-like, which translates to MHYVASGSLSFGSLGLLRLFGASWSWSLAASLGVYLGTGGWRYLYVVVRTAKRDINGLYVLMRVKLALWHHIRNRNTIPSIFAQTVARHPDKPALVYEATGETWTFSQLDQISNAVSHWALSQGWAAGDVVALFMESRPLQVALWLGLAKVGVEAALINFNLRRDSLLHCLGVSASRALVFGAELVDAVSEVSSSLSESMVRFSTGDLRPDQMDALKCHPLDSILASAPRNPPVCAVSKGFNDRLFYIYTSGTTGLPKAAIVVHSRYYRIAAFGYHSFRMRPDDIIYDCLPLYHSAGNIMGVGQCLIQGITVVVKKKFSASRFWEDCIKYNCTVVQYIGEICRYLLSQPVRPSERQHRVRLAVGNGLRPSVWEAFMERFGVKQIGEFYGATECNCSIANMDGKVGACGFNSRILPNVYPIRLVKVNEETMELVRDKQGLCVSCRPGEPGLLVGRINQEDPLRRFDGYASQDATRKKIAYNVFKKNDSAYLSGDVLVMDELGYMYFRDRSGDTFRWKGENVSTTEVEGTLSSLLGQTDVAVFGVNVPGVEGKAGMAAIADSTGNFNCNSFLKEVQQALPPYARPIFLRISPCVDTTGTFKIQKTRLQREGYDPRLTADQIYFLNSRAGRYELVTEELYNALEEGRISL; encoded by the exons ATGCACTATGTGGCGAGTGGCTCCCTGTCCTTCGGTTCCCTGGGCCTGCTCCGTCTGTTTGGGGCATCCTGGTCCTGGAGCCTCGCAGCAAGTTTGGGTGTTTACTTAGGAACAGGAGGCTGGCGGTACCTGTATGTGGTGGTTCGTACGGCTAAAAGGGACATCAA CGGTCTTTATGTGCTGATGAGGGTTAAACTGGCATTATGGCATCATATTCGAAACCGAAACACCATACCGTCCATCTTCGCACAAACCGTGGCTCGGCACCCAGACAAGCCTGCGCTCGTGTATGAAGCCACTGGTGAAACGTGGACTTTCTCCCAGTTAGATCAGATCTCCAATGCTGTGTCCCACTGGGCACTGAGCCAGGGCTGGGCCGCAGGAGACGTGGTGGCGCTCTTCATGGAGAGCCGGCCGCTCCAGGTGGCGCTCTGGCTGGGCCTGGCCAAAGTAGGCGTAGAAGCCGCGCTCATCAACTTTAACCTCCGACGGGATTCGCTCCTACACTGCTTGGGGGTGTCAGCATCCCGAGCGCTGGTTTTCGGAGCAGAGCTAGTAGACG CTGTGTCTGAAGTGAGCTCCTCTTTGAGCGAGAGCATGGTGCGGTTCAGCACGGGAGACCTCAGACCGGACCAGATGGACGCTCTGAAATGTCACCCCCTTGACTCCATTCTGGCGTCTGCCCCTCGAAACCCACCAGTCTGTGCCGTGTCCAAGGGCTTCAACG ATCGTTTGTTCTATATCTACACGTCTGGCACCACAGGACTCCCTAAAGCTGCTATAGTGGTGCACAGCCG ATATTACAGGATTGCTGCCTTTGGGTACCATTCTTTTCGAATGCGGCCAGATGACATCATCTATGACTGTTTACCCCTCTACCATTCAGCAG GTAATATTATGGGGGTGGGCCAGTGTCTGattcagggtataactgtggtggTCAAGAAGAAGTTCTCTGCAAGCCGCTTCTGGGAAGACTGCATCAAATATAactgcact GTTGTGCAGTACATAGGTGAGATTTGCCGTTACTTGCTGTCTCAGCCTGTGCGCCCCTCTGAGCGACAGCACCGTGTGCGTCTAGCCGTGGGAAATGGGCTGCGGCCGAGTGTGTGGGAGGCTTTTATGGAGCGTTTCGGAGTGAAACAGATCGGCGAGTTCTATGGAGCCACCGAGTGCAACTGCAGCATTGCCAATATGGATGGCAAG GTTGGGGCTTGTGGTTTTAACAGTCGCATTCTGCCAAACGTGTACCCCATCCGGCTGGTGAAAGTGAATGAGGAAACCATGGAACTGGTTCGGGACAAGCAGGGACTGTGTGTGTCTTGCCGACCTG GAGAGCCTGGGCTGTTGGTGGGGAGAATAAATCAGGAGGATCCTCTGCGTCGGTTTGATGGGTACGCTAGTCAGGATGCCACCAGGAAGAAGATCGCCTACAATGTATTCAAGAAAAACGACTCTGCATATCTGTCAG GTGATGTTTTAGTTATGGACGAGCTTGGATACATGTACTTCCGGGACAGGAGTGGTGACACGTTTCGTTGGAAAGGTGAGAACGTGTCCACTACTGAAGTGGAGGGAACACTGAGCAGCCTGCTCGGACAAACTGATGTAGCAGTGTTTGGAGTAAACGTACCAG gtGTGGAGGGAAAGGCTGGAATGGCTGCCATTGCTGACTCGACAGGAAACTTCAACTGTAATTCTTTCCTGAAAGAGGTTCAGCAAGCTCTTCCTCCTTATGCACGGCCAATATTTCTGCGCATCTCCCCATGTGTAGATACCACAG gaacatttaaaattcaaaagaCCAGACTGCAGAGGGAAGGATACGATCCACGGCTCACAGCTGACCAGATCTACTTTCTGAACTCCAGAGCAGGCCGTTACGAGCTCGTGACCGAGGAGCTGTACAACGCTTTGGAAGAAGGCAGGATATCCCTTTGA